The Shinella zoogloeoides genome contains the following window.
ACGCTCCCGATATCGACGTGCTCGTCACCGAGCAAAGCTCGGCCACCGTGACGCTCGCCGCCGAGGCGCATGGCGTCGCCCCCGAGCAGATCGCCAAGACGATCTGCCTGCGCGTCGGCGAGGAGATCGTGCTCCTGGTCGCCGCCGGCACGGCGCGGCTCAGCAATCGCAAGTTCAAGGACCGCTTTTCGGCAAAGCCCCGCATGCTGGACGCCACGGAGGTGGTGGCCGCCACCTCGCATCCGGTCGGCGGCGTCTGCCCTTTCGGCCTGCCTTCGCCGCTGCCGGTCTATTGCGATGTCTCGCTGCGCGCGTTCGAGGAGGTCGTTCCGGCCGCCGGCGCGACAAATGCCGCGGTGCGCATCGCGCCGGAGCGCATGGCGGGGCTGGTCGGCGGCGCGTGGGTCGACGTGTGCGAATGACAGGCCGGCGATCCTAGCAAGTCGTGAAAGAGTTTCGCTAAAATCCGGGGAAATCCCCCGCTGGCGCGGGCCGCGCGGAAAAAGCAATATAACGAAACTGTGATCACGGTGGCCTGTCCTTTGGAAGCCGCCGCGCACAGGCGCGGAACGATCCGCGACGGGCCGCTGGAGGAGTATGGCCCGCATCTATCGCACGGCGGCGCCTATCCGCGTCCGCCAGGGGGAGAAAACATGTTTGAACGGCTTTTCAAGCTGAGTGAGCACGGCACCACCGTGCGCACCGAGGTGATCGCGGGTCTCACGACCTTCCTCACCATGTCCTATATCATCTTCGTCAACCCGGATATCCTGTCCACGACGGGCATGGACCGGGATGCCGTGTTCGTCGCGACCTGTCTGGCTGCCGCACTCGGCTCCAT
Protein-coding sequences here:
- a CDS encoding YbaK/EbsC family protein yields the protein MSLESVRSFFTEHAPDIDVLVTEQSSATVTLAAEAHGVAPEQIAKTICLRVGEEIVLLVAAGTARLSNRKFKDRFSAKPRMLDATEVVAATSHPVGGVCPFGLPSPLPVYCDVSLRAFEEVVPAAGATNAAVRIAPERMAGLVGGAWVDVCE